From a single Adhaeribacter swui genomic region:
- a CDS encoding thiolase family protein: MQNAYIVAGYRSAITKANRGGFRFTRPDDLAADVIKHLLASVPQLDPERVDDLIVGNAVPEAEQGLQMGRMIALLSLPTSVSGMTVNRYCGSGIETIAIACSKIAAGISDCIIAGGTESMSLVPTVGFKTAPNYNLAVKHPEYFLSMGLTAEAVAKDYNVSREDQDEFSYNSHQKAIKAMEAGLFQEQIVPITIEETYVDENNKKKTRSYVVDTDEGPRADTSLEKLAKLKPVFAQNGTVTAGNASQTSDGAAFVLVMSERLVKELNLEPISRMVTYATGGVDPRIMGMGPIAAVPKAIKQAGMHLNDIDLFEINEAFAAQTLAVVRHLDIPEEKLNVSGGAIATGHPLGCSGAKLSIQQWHELRRRKQKYGLVTACVGGGQGVAGIYELLK; this comes from the coding sequence ATGCAAAATGCCTATATCGTAGCCGGTTATCGTTCGGCTATTACCAAAGCAAACCGGGGCGGCTTCCGGTTTACCCGCCCCGACGACTTAGCCGCCGATGTGATCAAGCATTTGCTGGCTTCGGTGCCCCAGTTAGATCCGGAGCGGGTAGATGATCTAATTGTAGGAAATGCCGTTCCAGAAGCAGAACAAGGCTTACAAATGGGCCGGATGATTGCTTTACTTTCGCTGCCAACCAGTGTTTCTGGGATGACGGTAAACCGTTACTGCGGCTCCGGGATCGAAACCATTGCGATTGCCTGTAGTAAAATTGCCGCCGGTATTTCGGACTGCATTATTGCCGGAGGTACCGAGTCTATGTCGCTGGTACCAACGGTGGGTTTTAAAACGGCTCCCAATTATAACTTGGCGGTAAAGCATCCGGAGTATTTTTTGAGTATGGGCTTAACCGCTGAAGCCGTAGCTAAAGATTATAATGTTTCCCGCGAAGATCAGGACGAATTCTCTTATAACTCGCACCAAAAAGCGATAAAAGCCATGGAGGCCGGTTTGTTCCAGGAGCAGATTGTACCCATTACCATCGAAGAAACTTACGTTGACGAGAACAACAAAAAGAAAACCCGCTCCTACGTGGTAGATACCGACGAAGGTCCTCGAGCCGATACTTCTTTAGAGAAATTGGCCAAGCTAAAACCGGTATTTGCGCAAAATGGTACTGTAACCGCCGGTAACGCTTCCCAAACCTCAGATGGTGCTGCTTTTGTACTGGTTATGAGCGAGCGCCTAGTGAAAGAATTAAACCTGGAACCGATTTCCCGTATGGTTACTTACGCTACCGGCGGGGTAGACCCGCGCATAATGGGTATGGGGCCGATTGCCGCCGTACCTAAAGCTATTAAACAAGCTGGCATGCACCTGAACGATATTGACCTATTCGAAATAAACGAAGCTTTTGCCGCCCAAACCTTAGCCGTAGTCCGGCATTTAGATATTCCGGAAGAAAAACTAAACGTGAGTGGTGGCGCTATTGCTACCGGTCACCCATTAGGGTGCTCGGGTGCTAAACTCAGCATCCAACAATGGCACGAACTCCGTCGCCGCAAGCAAAAGTACGGCCTGGTAACTGCTTGCGTCGGTGGCGGCCAAGGCGTAGCGGGGATTTATGAATTATTAAAGTAG
- a CDS encoding 3-hydroxyacyl-CoA dehydrogenase/enoyl-CoA hydratase family protein, with translation MKRIIKKVAVLGSGIMGSRIACHFANIGVPVLLLDIAPQELAPEEAQRGLTLDHPAVKNRIVNSALQTAIGSNPAPLYRKADAKYITTGNFDDNLKDIASCDWVIEVVVENLKIKQSLYEKVEHYRKPGTPITSNTSGIPIHLMAAGRSEDFRKHFCGTHFFNPPRYLKLLEIIPTPETDKSVIDFLLHYGDLYLGKTTVLAKDTPAFIANRIGIFGIMDTFSQMQKLGLNIDEVDQITGPVTGRPKSATFRTLDVVGLDTLAKVAQGLYQTGEQDEARELFQLPAYVQQMLEKNWLGDKTGQGFYKKTKNAQGETEILTLDLNSLEYAPKQKVKFASLEPLKTQDNLKLRLKALYNADDKAAAFFKATSHGLFSYISHRIPEISDELYRIDDAMRAGFGWEIGPFELWDALGVAETIKAMEAEERKPAAWVYDFLAAGNTSFYKTNQGTRLYYDIPSKTYQNIPGTESFIILDNFRETNVVWKNAGATLFDIGDGILNLEFHTKMNTLGSEIIQGLNKAIEIGEKDFRGLVVGNDAPNFSAGANLALVYMYALDQDYDELNIMIRQFQNTMMRMRYSAIPVVAAPHGLALGGGCELSLHADKIQAAAETYIGLVEFGVGLIPGGGGTKEMTLRTADSFEEGDPEFNSLRNTFTTIAMAKVSTSAEEAFDLGFMRRGDAITINNNRLLAEAKLAAIELAEAGYVQPVPRKDIKVLGRGALGMFISGVYAMYEGSYISEHDQKIARKLAYVMSGGDLSAPTLVSEQYLLDLEREAFLSLTGERKTLERIKSILTSGKPLRN, from the coding sequence ATGAAAAGAATTATTAAAAAAGTTGCGGTTTTAGGTTCGGGCATCATGGGCTCGCGTATTGCCTGTCATTTTGCGAACATTGGGGTACCGGTTTTACTGCTTGATATTGCTCCGCAAGAACTTGCTCCCGAAGAAGCGCAACGTGGTTTAACCCTGGATCATCCTGCAGTCAAGAACCGGATTGTGAACAGCGCCTTGCAAACGGCTATTGGTTCTAATCCGGCCCCACTTTACCGGAAAGCCGATGCCAAGTACATTACTACCGGAAACTTTGACGATAATTTAAAAGATATTGCTTCCTGCGACTGGGTAATTGAGGTAGTAGTCGAAAATTTAAAAATTAAGCAAAGTCTTTACGAAAAAGTAGAACACTACCGCAAACCAGGTACACCTATTACCTCAAATACGTCGGGTATTCCTATTCATTTAATGGCTGCCGGCCGTTCCGAAGATTTCCGGAAACACTTTTGCGGAACGCATTTTTTTAATCCGCCGCGCTACTTAAAACTGCTCGAAATTATTCCGACCCCCGAAACCGATAAAAGTGTAATAGATTTTCTGTTGCATTACGGCGACTTGTATTTGGGCAAAACTACCGTACTGGCCAAAGATACACCGGCCTTTATTGCCAATCGTATCGGTATTTTCGGTATTATGGATACGTTCAGTCAAATGCAAAAGCTGGGCTTAAACATCGACGAGGTCGATCAGATTACGGGTCCTGTAACCGGCCGTCCAAAATCAGCTACTTTTCGCACTTTAGATGTAGTAGGCCTGGACACTCTGGCCAAAGTAGCGCAGGGTTTGTACCAAACCGGCGAGCAAGACGAAGCCCGGGAGTTATTTCAGTTACCGGCTTACGTACAGCAAATGCTCGAAAAAAACTGGTTAGGCGATAAAACTGGCCAAGGATTTTACAAAAAAACTAAAAATGCGCAGGGCGAAACGGAGATCTTAACTTTAGATTTAAATTCGCTGGAGTACGCTCCCAAGCAAAAAGTAAAATTTGCCAGTCTGGAGCCGCTCAAAACCCAAGATAACTTAAAACTTCGCCTTAAAGCGTTGTATAACGCCGACGATAAAGCCGCCGCGTTTTTTAAAGCTACTTCGCATGGTTTATTTAGTTACATCTCGCACCGCATTCCGGAAATATCCGATGAATTATACCGCATTGATGATGCCATGCGCGCTGGTTTTGGGTGGGAAATTGGTCCGTTTGAGCTGTGGGATGCCTTAGGCGTAGCAGAAACCATAAAAGCCATGGAAGCCGAAGAGCGTAAGCCGGCCGCCTGGGTGTACGATTTTCTGGCCGCTGGTAACACTTCGTTTTATAAAACCAACCAGGGTACGCGCCTTTATTATGACATTCCCAGTAAAACTTACCAAAATATTCCGGGTACCGAAAGCTTTATTATTCTGGATAATTTCCGGGAAACCAACGTGGTCTGGAAAAATGCGGGCGCTACCTTGTTTGATATTGGCGATGGCATTTTAAACCTGGAGTTTCATACCAAAATGAATACGCTGGGCTCCGAAATTATTCAGGGTTTAAACAAAGCCATAGAAATTGGCGAAAAAGATTTTCGGGGTTTAGTAGTGGGCAACGATGCGCCCAACTTTTCGGCGGGAGCAAATTTGGCTTTGGTATACATGTATGCGCTCGATCAGGATTATGATGAACTCAACATCATGATCCGGCAGTTCCAAAATACCATGATGCGCATGCGCTACAGCGCTATTCCGGTAGTAGCTGCCCCGCATGGTTTAGCTTTAGGCGGCGGTTGCGAGCTAAGCTTGCACGCCGATAAAATTCAAGCGGCCGCTGAAACGTACATTGGTTTAGTAGAATTTGGGGTAGGATTAATTCCAGGAGGCGGCGGCACCAAAGAAATGACGCTTCGCACCGCAGATTCATTCGAAGAAGGCGATCCGGAGTTTAATAGTTTGCGCAATACCTTCACCACCATTGCTATGGCCAAAGTATCCACTTCCGCCGAAGAAGCCTTTGATCTAGGTTTTATGCGCCGGGGCGATGCCATTACCATTAACAACAACCGCTTACTCGCCGAGGCTAAACTGGCTGCTATAGAATTGGCGGAAGCAGGTTACGTACAACCTGTACCGCGCAAGGATATTAAAGTACTAGGGCGTGGTGCTTTAGGAATGTTTATTTCGGGCGTGTACGCCATGTACGAAGGAAGTTATATCTCAGAGCACGACCAGAAAATCGCCCGCAAACTGGCCTATGTTATGTCGGGTGGCGATTTATCCGCTCCTACTTTAGTTTCTGAGCAGTACTTGTTAGATCTGGAACGCGAAGCATTTTTGTCTTTAACCGGTGAGCGCAAAACTCTGGAGCGCATTAAAAGCATTTTAACTTCAGGTAAGCCGTTGCGGAATTAG
- a CDS encoding MarR family winged helix-turn-helix transcriptional regulator, whose amino-acid sequence MKPEETVDYNVKVCWHAIARMYNLQAAKFDITTSIGFVLLNIHPQEGTPATKIAPKMGLEARSLTRILKSMEEDGLIYKVGDAVDKRSVRIFLTEKGLEKKELARQTVRTFNQKVREHVPEADLSIFFKVINQINGLIESKEIYK is encoded by the coding sequence ATGAAGCCCGAAGAAACTGTTGATTATAATGTAAAAGTGTGCTGGCATGCCATTGCCCGAATGTATAACCTGCAAGCGGCTAAGTTTGATATTACCACTTCCATAGGTTTCGTGCTTTTAAACATTCATCCGCAGGAAGGTACTCCGGCTACCAAAATTGCGCCCAAAATGGGCCTGGAAGCCCGCAGCTTAACCCGCATCTTAAAAAGCATGGAAGAAGATGGCTTGATTTACAAAGTAGGCGATGCGGTGGATAAACGGTCGGTGCGCATATTCTTAACCGAGAAAGGCTTAGAAAAGAAAGAACTGGCCCGGCAAACGGTAAGAACCTTTAACCAGAAAGTGCGGGAGCATGTACCTGAAGCTGATCTGTCGATTTTTTTTAAAGTAATCAACCAAATCAACGGCTTAATTGAGAGTAAAGAAATTTACAAATAA
- a CDS encoding four helix bundle protein: MHNFKELKVWQEAMELAKEVYLTTATFPAGEKFGLVSQINRSVVSIPSNIAEGAGRSSNKELSQFLSISIGSAFELETQLLLARNLNFLPKEKSDYLIQKVSKIQRMLSVLKKRIIEKSS, encoded by the coding sequence ATGCATAATTTCAAAGAACTGAAAGTCTGGCAAGAAGCAATGGAGTTAGCAAAAGAGGTTTATTTAACTACAGCCACTTTTCCTGCTGGAGAAAAGTTTGGTTTAGTTTCTCAAATCAACCGTTCTGTCGTTTCTATCCCATCTAACATTGCCGAAGGAGCTGGCCGCAGTTCCAATAAGGAATTGTCTCAATTTTTAAGTATATCAATTGGGTCTGCTTTTGAATTGGAAACACAGCTTTTACTTGCTCGTAACCTCAACTTTTTGCCTAAAGAAAAATCTGATTATCTCATTCAAAAAGTTTCAAAAATTCAGAGAATGCTATCTGTGTTAAAGAAAAGAATTATTGAAAAG